The following coding sequences lie in one Desulfitibacter sp. BRH_c19 genomic window:
- a CDS encoding D-lysine 5,6-aminomutase subunit alpha yields the protein MNRLDLDVSQILKARSAAKKISEDIQSHINQRTTTSVERAVLRLFGIDGATEDGVPFPNIIVDQILDSGRLGLGASYWFANGVVYYQVTPQELAEQIAAGKIQVTKIPIQDDGAIRDEIERLSQFGITKINAKRQERESLLAKLGQGAEPFLYVIVATGNIYEDAKQAQAAARQGADIVAVIRTTGQSLLDYVPYGPTTEGFGGTYATQENFKIMRGALDEVGEEVGKYIRLTNYCSGLCMPEIAAMGALERLDVMLNDSMYGIIFRDINMQRTFVDQYFSRLINGFANITINTGEDNYLTTADAYDAAHTVTASQFINEQLALQSGMTAEQVALGHAYELNPEMENSFVYELAQAVLARELFPKAPLKYMPPTKHMTGNIFKGHIQDCMFNMASIMSGQSIHLLGMLTEALHTPHIADRYLALENAKYVFTAMKDIAGELSFKQDGLIQKRAQKVLNDAVNFLEAIADNGLMESINKGMFADISRGPKGGKGLNGVVFKEPDYYNPFLNTMLKGGS from the coding sequence ATGAATAGGTTGGATCTAGATGTATCTCAAATACTCAAGGCGAGGTCTGCTGCAAAAAAGATTTCTGAAGATATCCAAAGTCATATTAATCAACGAACAACTACTTCAGTAGAAAGAGCTGTATTACGGCTTTTTGGAATAGATGGTGCAACGGAAGATGGAGTTCCATTTCCTAATATTATTGTAGACCAAATTTTAGACTCTGGAAGACTTGGTCTGGGGGCAAGCTATTGGTTTGCAAATGGAGTAGTATATTATCAAGTAACCCCTCAAGAGTTAGCAGAACAAATCGCTGCAGGTAAAATACAGGTCACAAAGATCCCCATCCAAGATGATGGAGCAATTAGAGATGAAATAGAAAGATTATCACAATTTGGAATAACCAAGATCAATGCCAAGAGACAAGAGAGAGAAAGCTTACTTGCAAAATTGGGACAGGGTGCAGAACCGTTCCTTTATGTAATTGTTGCTACAGGCAACATTTATGAGGATGCTAAGCAGGCACAAGCTGCGGCTCGCCAGGGTGCTGATATTGTGGCGGTAATTCGGACAACTGGGCAGAGTCTTCTTGATTATGTTCCATACGGTCCCACAACTGAAGGCTTTGGAGGAACTTACGCCACCCAGGAAAATTTTAAGATTATGAGAGGTGCCTTGGATGAGGTGGGCGAAGAGGTAGGGAAATATATACGCCTGACAAATTACTGTTCAGGATTATGCATGCCTGAGATTGCTGCCATGGGGGCATTAGAAAGACTTGATGTTATGCTTAACGACTCCATGTATGGAATTATATTTAGAGATATTAATATGCAGCGTACCTTTGTTGACCAGTACTTTTCTAGATTAATCAATGGGTTTGCAAATATTACTATCAATACAGGTGAGGATAATTATTTGACAACAGCAGATGCCTATGACGCAGCTCACACAGTTACTGCTTCTCAATTTATCAACGAACAGCTTGCATTACAATCTGGAATGACAGCAGAGCAGGTAGCTCTTGGCCACGCTTATGAGTTAAACCCTGAAATGGAAAATAGCTTTGTTTATGAATTAGCACAGGCTGTTTTGGCAAGAGAATTGTTTCCAAAGGCTCCTCTAAAATATATGCCTCCAACGAAGCATATGACGGGAAATATTTTTAAAGGCCATATTCAGGATTGTATGTTTAACATGGCATCAATTATGTCTGGGCAAAGTATTCATTTGCTTGGAATGTTGACGGAAGCTTTGCATACTCCTCATATTGCTGATAGATACTTGGCACTAGAAAATGCAAAATATGTCTTTACTGCAATGAAAGATATAGCTGGAGAGCTATCATTTAAACAGGATGGTCTTATTCAAAAAAGGGCCCAAAAAGTTCTTAATGATGCTGTAAATTTTCTGGAAGCAATTGCAGATAACGGACTCATGGAATCAATCAATAAGGGTATGTTCGCTGATATCTCACGTGGTCCAAAAGGTGGAAAAGGATTAAATGGGGTGGTATTTAAAGAACCGGATTATTACAATCCATTTTTAAATACAATGTTGAAAGGAGGCAGCTAA